From a region of the Mercurialis annua linkage group LG1-X, ddMerAnnu1.2, whole genome shotgun sequence genome:
- the LOC126679395 gene encoding filament-like plant protein 4: MDRRSWPWKKKSSDKTEKAATVATDSGGGGGGTLATTGSQADKDNYKKPNYVQISVESYTHLTGLEDQVKNYEQQVESLEDEIKELNENLSAANSEMITKDNLVKQHAKVAEEAVSGWEKAEAEALALKNHLESVTLSKLTAEDRAAHLDGALKECMRQIRNLKEEHEQKLQDVVLSKNKQCEKMKLELEAKMANLDQELLQSAAEYAAISRSLQERSNMLIKISEEKSQAEAEIEHLKSNIESCEREISSLKYEHHVISKELEIRNEEKNMGLRSAEVANKQHAEGVKKIAKLEAECQRLRGLVRKKLPGPAALAQMKLEVESLGRDYVDSRQRRSPVKPPSPHLSAVTEFSLDNAQKFQKENEFLTERLLTMEEETKMLKEALAKRNSELQASRNLCAKTASRLQSLEAQASSLPKSSPSSVVQIPIGGYSSQNMSNPPSLTSMSEDGNDDDRSCADSWTTSLVSEVSHLKKEKNGEKSNKTKAAQHLELMDDFLEMEKLACLNENGSVDISDSRNNNTSEVLNGDTSTEVTPSKDTLSEEQKMSDSSVNHASSNRDLSAADSGSDIDQTPLMKLQSRISMLLESASNDADVGKVLEDVKQIMQNAHGALNQNSISCVLKEVPTSDATCNGPTSPEDTSITGDKEITVSQDIKADTATVSLLSQDLAASISSIHDFVLFLGKEAMALHDTSPDGSDLSQKIEDFSLTFNKVLTENTSLVDFVLDLSNVLAKAGELRFNVLGYRGSETEINSSDCIDKVALPENKILERNSSGESYQNGCSHISSPASNPEVPDDGNLLSAYGSNTTVCKVSVEEYEELKSEKINMASDLARCAENLEMTKCQLHETEQLLAEAKSQLASAQRSNSLSETQLKCMAESYRSLEARAEELETEVNLLRAKAETLETEFQEEKRFHWDALNRCKELEEQLQVKESCSVCSSAADADINAHQDKELASAAEKLAECQETIFLLGKQLKALRPQTELIGSPYSERSQKGEFGEDEPSTSGMNLHDFDQAETDLTVSTNLHRAGAESPMDLYNQPCSPSDTETSYLRSPVNSKHPNHRSTKSSASASSLMTTPDKHSRGFSRFFSSKGKSGV; encoded by the exons ATGGACCGCCGAAGTTGGCCTTGGAAGAAAAAATCATCTGACAAAACTGAGAAAGCGGCTACTGTTGCAACCGATTCTGGTGGCGGAGGTGGTGGTACTTTGGCCACTACTGGATCTCAGGCAGATAAG GATAACTACAAAAAGCCCAACTATGTTCAAATTTCGGTGGAATCATATACTCACCTGACAGGTTTGGAGGATCAAGTGAAGAACTATGAGCAACAAGTTGAGTCTCTAGAAGATGAGATTAAAGAGTTGAATGAAAACCTATCTGCAGCAAATTCAGAGATGATTACGAAGGACAACCTGGTGAAACAACATGCCAAAGTTGCTGAGGAAGCTGTTTCAG GTTGGGAGAAGGCTGAAGCAGAAGCATTGGCATTGAAAAATCATTTGGAATCAGTCACGCTTTCAAAGCTCACTGCTGAAGATCGGGCAGCACATTTGGACGGTGCTCTTAAAGAGTGCATGCGGCAAATAAGGAATCTAAAGGAAGAACATGAACAGAAATTGCAAGATGTTGTTCTCTCAAAGAATAAACAATGTGAAAAAATGAAATTGGAGCTTGAGGCAAAGATGGCCAACTTAGACCAAGAACTCCTTCAATCTGCAGCTGAATATGCTGCTATTTCGAGATCACTCCAGGAGCGATCTAATATGTTAATCAAAATTAGTGAAGAAAAATCTCAAGCAGAGGCTGAAATTGAACATTTGAAGAGCAATATTGAATCTTGCGAAAGGGAGATAAGCTCCCTTAAATATGAACACCACGTAATTTCAAAAGAGTTGGAGATTCGTAACGAGGAAAAGAATATGGGCTTGAGATCTGCTGAAGTAGCAAACAAACAGCATGCTGAGGGTGTCAAGAAAATAGCTAAGCTGGAAGCAGAGTGCCAAAGATTACGTGGTCTTGTTAGAAAGAAGTTGCCTGGTCCAGCAGCACTTGCACAAATGAAACTAGAGGTTGAGAGTTTGGGCCGCGATTATGTAGATTCTCGACAGAGGAGGTCACCTGTCAAGCCTCCTAGTCCACATCTGTCTGCAGTGACGGAATTTTCACTTGACAATGCTCAAAAATTCCAGAAAGAGAATGAGTTTCTAACTGAGCGTTTATTGACAATGGAAGAGGAAACAAAGATGCTGAAAGAAGCACTGGCAAAGCGTAATAGTGAATTGCAGGCTTCTAGGAACCTGTGTGCTAAAACAGCAAGTAGGCTTCAAAGTTTAGAAGCACAAGCCAGCAGTCTACCGAAAAGTTCACCATCATCTGTGGTTCAGATTCCTATTGGAGGTTACTCCAGTCAGAATATGAGTAATCCACCTAGCTTGACCTCCATGTCTGAAGATGGTAATGATGATGACCGGAGTTGTGCCGACTCTTGGACAACTTCTCTAGTCTCCGAGGTCTCCCATTTAAAGAAGGAAAAGAATGGCGAGAAGTCAAATAAAACAAAAGCTGCACAACACTTGGAGCTTATGGATGATTTCTTGGAGATGGAGAAGCTGGCATGCTTAAATGAAAATGGTTCTGTGGATATTTCAGATTCTCGAAACAATAACACATCTGAAGTTTTAAATGGCGATACTTCAACAGAGGTAACTCCAAGCAAGGATACCTTGTCCGAAGAACAAAAAATGTCGGATTCATCAGTAAATCATGCATCTTCTAATCGAGATTTGTCAGCAGCAGATTCTGGATCTGATATAGACCAGACGCCTTTGATGAAGCTTCAGTCACGGATTTCTATGTTACTTGAATCTGCATCTAATGATGCTGATGTGGGAAAAGTTTTGGAGGATGTCAAACAAATTATGCAGAATGCACATGGTGCTTTAAATCAGAACTCAATAAGTTGTGTTCTCAAGGAAGTGCCTACTTCTGATGCCACATGCAATGGACCTACAAGTCCTGAAGATACCAGCATAACAGGGGATAAGGAGATCACTGTGTCCCAAGATATTAAGGCAGATACGGCAACTGTAAGCTTATTAAGCCAGGACTTGGCTGCTTCTATTTCTAGTATTCACGATTTTGTGTTGTTCCTGGGTAAAGAAGCAATGGCTTTACATGATACATCTCCCGATGGCAGTGATCTGAGCCAAAAAATTGAGGACTTCTCACTCACGTTTAATAAAGTATTGACCGAAAATACAAGTttggttgattttgttttggATCTTTCTAATGTGTTAGCTAAAGCCGGTGAGCTAAGATTTAATGTCCTGGGTTATAGAGGTTCTGAAACAGAAATCAACAGCTCTGATTGCATAGATAAGGTTGCCTTACCGGAGAATAAGATACTTGAAAGAAATTCATCTGGAGAAAGCTATCAAAATGGTTGCTCACACATTTCTAGTCCTGCCTCTAATCCTGAGGTGCCTGACGATGGAAATTTGTTATCTGCGTATGGATCAAATACCACAGTGTGCAAAGTCTCTGTTGAAGAATATGAAGAATTGAAATCAGAGAAAATCAATATGGCCTCAGATCTTGCCAGGTGTGCAGAAAACCTCGAAATGACAAAGTGTCAATTACATGAGACCGAGCAGCTTCTAGCTGAAGCTAAATCACAACTGGCTTCTGCACAGAGGTCGAATAGCTTGTCTGAGACACAACTGAAATGTATGGCAGAGTCGTACAGATCACTTGAAGCTCGAGCAGAGGAGTTGGAAACTGAGGTAAACCTTCTGCGAGCAAAAGCAGAAACTCTGGAAACCGAGTTTCAAGAGGAAAAGCGTTTTCACTGGGATGCTTTAAACAGATGCAAGGAACTAGAGGAGCAACTGCAAGT GAAAGAGAGTTGTTCAGTTTGTTCTTCCGCAGCTGATGCCGACATCAATGCCCATCAA GATAAAGAACTAGCATCTGCAGCAGAAAAGCTGGCAGAGTGCCAAGAGACCATATTTCTTCTCGGCAAGCAGTTGAAAGCTTTACGACCTCAAACAGAGCTGATAGGCTCTCCATACAGTGAGAGGAGTCAAAAGGGAGAATTTGGGGAAGATGAACCTTCTACGAGTGGCATGAATTTGCATGACTTTGATCAGGCTGAGACCGATTTAACTGTTTCAACTAATCTTCACAGAGCAGGTGCGGAATCACCCATGGATTTATACAACCAGCCATGTAGTCCTTCCGATACGGAAACAAGTTACTTAAGATCACCGGTCAACTCAAAGCATCCAAACCACAGGTCTACCAAATCAAGTGCATCGGCTTCTTCTCTTATGACAACACCGGATAAACATTCAAGAGGATTTAGCAGGTTCTTTTCATCAAAAGGAAAGAGCGGGGTTTAG